In a genomic window of Pseudomonas sp. TH06:
- the iolC gene encoding 5-dehydro-2-deoxygluconokinase, with protein sequence MGQTRFASGRQLDLICLGRLGVDLYAQQVGARLEDVSSFAKYLGGSSANIAFGTARLGLKSAMLSRVGDDHMGRFLLESLAREGCDVSGIKVDPERLTAMVLLGLKDRETFPLVFYRENCADMALHAEDINEAFIASSKALLITGTHFSTESVYKASIQALDYAEKHNVRRVLDIDYRPVLWGLAGKADGETRFVADRNVSQHVQSILPRFDLIVGTEEEFLIAGGAEDLLCALRNVRRLSNATLVVKLGPQGCTVIHGVIPVRLEDGAIYPGVRVEVLNVLGAGDAFMSGFLSGWIEDATDERCCQLANACGGLVVSRHACAPAMPTRAELDYLFNSPVPITRPDQDETLQRLHRVSVPRKQWKPLFIFAFDHRWQLVELAQKGGRDLASISALKQLFIQAVERVEADLREQGVEADVGLLADQRFGQDSLNAATGRGWWVARPVEVQNSRPLAFEHGRSVGSNLIAWPQEQIIKCLVQFHPDDEPMLRLEQEAQLKGLYQASQVSGHELLLEVVPPKDLPSAHPDVLYRAVKRLYNLGIYPAWWKIEAQSAEEWQQLDALIEERDPYCRGVVLLGLNAPAAALAEGFQQASGSRTCRGFAVGRTIFQEPSRAWMAGEIDDETLIRQVQGTFVELIDAWRKARS encoded by the coding sequence ATGGGCCAGACTCGTTTTGCCAGTGGGCGTCAATTGGATCTGATTTGCCTCGGGCGCCTTGGCGTCGACCTCTATGCGCAGCAGGTCGGGGCGCGGCTCGAGGACGTTTCCAGCTTCGCCAAATACCTTGGCGGTTCGTCGGCCAACATCGCGTTCGGCACGGCGCGGCTGGGGTTGAAGTCGGCGATGTTGAGCCGGGTCGGCGACGACCATATGGGGCGTTTTCTGCTCGAATCGCTGGCTCGCGAAGGGTGTGATGTCAGCGGCATCAAGGTTGATCCCGAGCGTCTGACCGCGATGGTCCTGCTCGGTCTCAAGGACCGCGAAACCTTTCCCCTGGTGTTCTACCGCGAAAACTGCGCCGACATGGCGTTGCACGCCGAGGACATCAACGAGGCGTTCATTGCTTCCAGCAAGGCGCTGCTGATCACCGGCACGCATTTCTCCACCGAGTCCGTCTACAAGGCGAGCATTCAGGCGCTGGATTACGCCGAAAAACATAACGTCAGACGCGTGCTCGATATCGACTATCGCCCGGTGTTGTGGGGGTTGGCCGGCAAGGCGGATGGCGAGACACGGTTTGTCGCTGACCGCAATGTCAGCCAGCACGTGCAGTCGATCCTGCCGCGATTCGATCTGATCGTCGGCACTGAAGAAGAGTTTCTGATTGCTGGTGGCGCCGAGGACTTGCTCTGCGCGCTGCGCAATGTGCGGCGCTTGAGCAACGCGACGCTGGTGGTGAAGCTCGGGCCGCAGGGTTGCACGGTGATTCACGGGGTAATTCCGGTGCGGCTTGAGGATGGCGCGATCTATCCCGGCGTGCGGGTCGAGGTGCTGAATGTGCTCGGCGCCGGCGATGCCTTTATGTCGGGGTTCCTCAGTGGCTGGATCGAGGACGCCACGGATGAGCGTTGCTGCCAGTTGGCCAATGCCTGCGGCGGGCTGGTGGTGTCGCGCCACGCTTGCGCCCCGGCAATGCCGACCCGCGCCGAACTCGACTATCTGTTCAACAGCCCGGTGCCGATTACCCGGCCGGATCAGGACGAAACATTGCAGCGCTTGCATCGGGTCAGCGTGCCGCGCAAACAGTGGAAACCGCTGTTCATTTTTGCCTTCGATCACCGCTGGCAGTTGGTCGAACTGGCGCAGAAGGGTGGCCGCGATCTCGCCAGCATCAGCGCTTTGAAGCAGCTGTTTATCCAAGCGGTGGAGCGCGTTGAAGCCGATCTGCGCGAGCAGGGTGTCGAGGCGGATGTCGGCTTGCTGGCGGATCAGCGTTTCGGCCAGGACTCGCTCAACGCCGCCACCGGTCGCGGCTGGTGGGTGGCGCGGCCGGTGGAGGTGCAGAACTCGCGGCCACTGGCGTTCGAACACGGGCGTTCGGTTGGCAGCAATCTGATTGCCTGGCCGCAGGAGCAAATCATCAAGTGTCTGGTGCAATTCCATCCTGACGATGAGCCGATGTTGCGGCTGGAGCAGGAGGCGCAGCTCAAGGGCTTGTATCAGGCCTCGCAGGTCAGCGGGCATGAGTTGCTGCTGGAGGTTGTGCCGCCGAAGGATCTTCCGTCAGCCCATCCGGACGTGCTCTATCGCGCCGTGAAGCGCCTGTACAACCTCGGCATCTACCCGGCGTGGTGGAAGATCGAAGCGCAGAGCGCCGAAGAATGGCAGCAACTGGACGCGCTGATTGAAGAACGCGATCCGTATTGCCGAGGCGTGGTGCTGCTGGGCCTGAATGCGCCGGCAGCGGCGTTGGCCGAGGGTTTTCAGCAGGCCAGCGGCAGTCGCACTTGCCGAGGGTTTGCGGTGGGCCGGACGATTTTTCAGGAGCCTAGCCGGGCGTGGATGGCCGGCGAGATCGACGATGAAACGCTGATC